The following DNA comes from Phycisphaerae bacterium.
GCCAGCACGAACAGCGGAGCGCTCACCCGCAAAAGGTTGAGCGATTCGGCCAGATTCGTCTGAAAAAACTCCTTGATCGAGCGAATCGCCCTTTCAGTCTGCCTCAAGTCGAGCAACGGCTTGTAACTCATGCCATCTCCACGGTAATGACCGCCGGTCGAATCCGGCTCTCCTTCCAGCCTCCCGTTCGAACAAACGGGGGCCACATGGTAGCCGGGCGATCCGGCCGAGACAAACCACTGCGGACAGGTTGCCCGCAAGCGGGTTCGTCAGGCAGGCCCGGGATCTCGCCTACCGAATGCCCAGCAGCTTGTGCAGTTGCACCGACAGCCGCCACGGCGGATTGTCTTGAACAAGCCCAATGCACCAGGAAAGCGTTTCGGGATCCAGTTGGCCTTTGCGAAAGGCCGGAGAGACCAGGTAATGGTCCGCCCGAACAGCGGAAGTCGGGAGCGGCTGCCCGGCCGTCAGCACGTATTTCACCTCGTTTGCCGTCCGCTGTCGGATACGGCCCTCCGGCCCCTTCGGGCTCACGGTGATCCAGTCGAGCCCGGCTGGTAACTCGATGGTGCCGTTGGTTTCGATGGCCAGTCTGTAGCCGGCCTCGTGCAGTCCATCGATCAAATCGCGATCAACCTGGAGGGCCGGCT
Coding sequences within:
- a CDS encoding 7-carboxy-7-deazaguanine synthase QueE, which encodes MDTYRINEIFYSLQGEGVRAGTPALFVRFAGCNQVCTAETVGFDCDTDHAAAREMTPAEIIGELRSTGPRCEWVVLTGGEPALQVDRDLIDGLHEAGYRLAIETNGTIELPAGLDWITVSPKGPEGRIRQRTANEVKYVLTAGQPLPTSAVRADHYLVSPAFRKGQLDPETLSWCIGLVQDNPPWRLSVQLHKLLGIR